A region from the Cryptosporangium arvum DSM 44712 genome encodes:
- a CDS encoding PEP/pyruvate-binding domain-containing protein, which yields MRWIRSLPADDDPTVVGAKAHGLSVLHRLGLPVPPGFVLTTELHRVVRDTGHLPHSLSGELDALVPGLTGPDRTVPVRSVPVRSVPVRSVPVRSVPVRSVPVRSVSVRSGAAVSMPGMLATVLDVRGRDALRAAIERVLASWDSPRARTYRRLYDLPDEPGPAVVVQAMVFGDRDERSASGVAFSRDPVTGEPVPSGEVAFRAPGVDVVSGTGRTRPLAELAAGNAAVWDELRAALRLVERHYRDVCQVEFTIESGRLWLLQVRRGGVAAGAAARIAVGLVEDGIITRAEAVRRVDLTGPATARRLGAGVPVLTRGTGASPGLASGRVALTAADAVRRAAHGPVILVRPTTSPADLHGLAAASGVVTFRGGPTSHAAVVARGMGKPAVVGATETTLREGFEITIDGETGIVAPGIHFGVTSSDDPAVGLLRQWSTYGLAED from the coding sequence ATGCGCTGGATCCGATCGCTTCCGGCGGACGACGACCCCACGGTCGTCGGCGCGAAGGCGCACGGCCTGTCGGTACTCCACCGCCTGGGCCTTCCCGTCCCGCCCGGCTTCGTCCTCACGACCGAGCTCCACCGGGTCGTCCGCGACACGGGTCACCTCCCCCACTCCCTGTCCGGCGAACTGGACGCGCTGGTCCCCGGCCTCACCGGCCCGGACCGGACGGTCCCGGTGCGGTCCGTCCCGGTGCGGTCCGTCCCGGTGCGGTCCGTCCCGGTGCGGTCCGTCCCGGTGCGGTCCGTCCCGGTGCGGTCCGTCTCGGTGCGGTCGGGAGCGGCGGTCTCGATGCCGGGCATGCTGGCGACCGTGCTCGACGTCCGGGGCCGCGACGCGCTGCGTGCCGCGATCGAGCGCGTGCTGGCGTCGTGGGACTCGCCGCGGGCCCGGACGTACCGGCGGCTGTACGACCTGCCCGACGAGCCCGGCCCGGCGGTCGTCGTCCAGGCCATGGTGTTCGGCGACCGCGACGAGCGCAGCGCGAGCGGCGTCGCCTTCAGCCGGGATCCGGTGACCGGCGAGCCGGTCCCCTCCGGCGAGGTGGCGTTCCGGGCGCCGGGGGTGGACGTGGTGTCCGGCACCGGCCGCACCCGCCCGCTCGCCGAGCTGGCCGCCGGGAACGCGGCCGTCTGGGACGAGCTCCGAGCGGCGCTGCGCCTCGTCGAGCGGCACTACCGGGACGTGTGCCAGGTGGAGTTCACGATCGAGTCGGGGCGGCTGTGGCTGCTCCAGGTGCGCCGCGGCGGCGTCGCGGCGGGCGCGGCCGCGCGGATCGCGGTCGGCCTGGTCGAGGACGGGATCATCACCCGCGCCGAGGCCGTGCGCCGCGTGGATCTCACCGGCCCGGCCACCGCCCGCCGGCTCGGCGCCGGGGTCCCGGTGCTCACCCGGGGCACGGGCGCCTCCCCCGGGCTGGCGTCCGGCCGGGTCGCGCTCACCGCCGCGGACGCGGTGCGGCGGGCCGCGCACGGGCCGGTGATCCTCGTCCGGCCGACGACGTCACCGGCCGACCTGCACGGGCTGGCGGCCGCGAGCGGAGTCGTCACGTTCCGCGGTGGCCCCACGAGCCACGCCGCGGTCGTCGCGCGCGGGATGGGTAAGCCGGCCGTCGTCGGCGCGACGGAAACTACGCTGCGTGAAGGCTTCGAGATCACCATTGATGGCGAAACCGGCATAGTCGCGCCCGGAATCCACTTCGGAGTCACGTCGAGCGACGATCCGGCCGTGGGACTCCTGCGACAGTGGAGCACCTATGGGTTAGCTGAGGATTAA
- a CDS encoding DUF1996 domain-containing protein has product MTQLRKRLTIGALVGVAAAAITGTTLVGVSSAADKSASSSPGKIVCPDVKSQLQNVPAQAQGEVDRNLALLQTQIDEANKRLVSSQGEGGKNFVQNAILGPLADKRASTVDRIVIAIGRSGPRPNLDVKTLSTCTVQGAGAATTAPAATTAPAGTAAPAPSATHGHAQRGPVKADFVDIRKVRPTRGTLARTTRQGSKGSFTSRCGNNERGHFNSDNVIVAPGVGNGAHHLHDYVGNTTTSFRSTDDSLARGGTTCQDRGDKSSYYWPVVRDITKTKNQKRVAGELAEDLNVGKTLRPRVSIQYSGNPFQKVVPMPRFLRVLTGDAKAFTNGGANQHAKFSCQGFTNRISTDKYTLCPGGRGFQRIAEFPSCWDGKSTDSANHRSHITFPDARGRCAQGTVAVPKLTITLTYNVPTGPSFAIDGFPEQLHKPINEHNDFINVMSTSSMKKVVNCINSGRRC; this is encoded by the coding sequence ATGACTCAGTTGCGTAAGAGATTGACCATCGGCGCCCTCGTGGGCGTCGCCGCGGCAGCGATCACCGGCACGACGCTCGTCGGCGTGTCGTCCGCGGCGGACAAGTCGGCGAGCAGCTCGCCGGGCAAAATCGTCTGTCCCGACGTCAAGAGCCAGTTGCAGAACGTGCCGGCCCAGGCACAGGGCGAGGTCGACCGTAACCTCGCTCTCCTGCAGACCCAGATCGACGAGGCCAACAAACGCCTCGTCAGCTCGCAGGGCGAGGGCGGCAAGAACTTCGTCCAGAACGCGATCCTCGGCCCGCTGGCCGACAAGCGGGCGTCGACCGTCGACCGGATCGTCATCGCGATCGGACGGTCGGGACCGCGTCCGAACCTCGACGTCAAGACGCTGTCGACCTGCACGGTGCAGGGCGCCGGAGCGGCCACGACCGCACCGGCCGCGACGACCGCACCGGCCGGAACCGCGGCACCCGCCCCGTCCGCCACGCACGGCCACGCCCAGCGCGGACCGGTCAAGGCCGACTTCGTCGACATCCGGAAAGTGCGTCCGACCCGCGGCACCCTCGCGCGCACCACGCGTCAGGGGTCCAAGGGCTCGTTCACCTCGCGCTGCGGCAACAACGAGCGCGGGCACTTCAACTCCGACAACGTGATCGTCGCGCCCGGCGTCGGCAACGGCGCGCACCACCTGCACGACTACGTCGGCAACACGACGACGTCGTTCCGGTCCACCGACGACAGCCTCGCCCGCGGCGGGACGACCTGCCAGGACCGCGGCGACAAGTCGAGCTACTACTGGCCGGTCGTGCGTGACATCACCAAGACCAAGAACCAGAAGCGCGTGGCGGGCGAGCTCGCGGAAGACCTCAACGTCGGCAAGACGCTGCGGCCGCGGGTCTCGATCCAGTACTCGGGCAACCCGTTCCAGAAGGTCGTCCCGATGCCGCGGTTCCTGCGGGTGCTCACCGGCGACGCGAAGGCGTTCACCAACGGCGGCGCGAACCAGCACGCGAAGTTCTCCTGCCAGGGCTTCACGAACCGGATCTCGACCGACAAGTACACGCTCTGCCCGGGTGGCCGGGGCTTCCAGCGGATCGCGGAGTTCCCGAGCTGCTGGGACGGCAAGAGCACCGACAGCGCGAACCACCGCTCGCACATCACGTTCCCGGACGCCCGCGGACGCTGCGCCCAGGGCACGGTCGCGGTGCCGAAGCTGACGATCACGCTCACGTACAACGTGCCGACGGGTCCGTCGTTCGCGATCGACGGGTTCCCCGAGCAGCTGCACAAGCCGATCAACGAGCACAACGACTTCATCAACGTCATGTCGACGTCGTCGATGAAGAAGGTCGTGAACTGCATCAACAGCGGACGCCGCTGCTGA
- a CDS encoding GNAT family N-acetyltransferase produces the protein MTSRFVLPVREDVDLVLRERWTAESMHRLAVANIDRLRAWEPWAQGEQTLAALVAFDRLQLLDWVDGRCVPTSIRYRGELVGTISARIDPYHRTAELGYWIDAGAEGHGLVTACGEVLRDHVVAAYRVARLEIRAAVRNRRSRAVAERLGFTHEGTLRAALPVGADRHDIAVYGFVPTSTPDD, from the coding sequence GTGACGAGTCGATTCGTGTTACCGGTTCGAGAAGATGTCGACCTGGTGTTACGGGAACGCTGGACCGCGGAGAGCATGCACCGGCTGGCGGTCGCGAACATCGACCGGTTACGCGCCTGGGAACCGTGGGCCCAGGGCGAGCAGACCCTCGCCGCGCTCGTCGCCTTCGACCGGCTCCAGCTGCTGGACTGGGTGGACGGGCGGTGCGTCCCCACCTCGATCCGCTACCGCGGCGAGCTGGTCGGCACGATCAGCGCACGCATCGACCCGTATCACCGCACCGCCGAACTGGGCTACTGGATCGACGCCGGCGCCGAGGGCCACGGGCTCGTCACCGCATGCGGCGAGGTGCTGCGCGACCACGTCGTGGCCGCGTACCGGGTGGCCCGGCTGGAGATCCGCGCCGCCGTGCGGAACCGGCGCAGCCGTGCGGTCGCCGAGCGGCTGGGCTTCACCCACGAGGGGACGCTGCGTGCCGCGCTCCCGGTCGGCGCCGACCGGCACGACATCGCGGTCTACGGTTTCGTCCCCACGTCCACTCCCGACGATTAG
- a CDS encoding serine/threonine-protein kinase, producing MLFDRAKIVAALPSYEVGREVGSGGFGTVLEGRHRSLGRPVAIKVLAMPDAGLERRFLSEAQVMAAFDHPHVVHVHDYADDAGLCLLVMEHCPGGTLTTRLRAGLTPESACAIALSVADALHAAHLRGIVHRDVKPDNVLFAADGAAKVTDFGLAKIFEGSVVTSGSLVGTPGYAAPEQILGQPVRPATDVYALGGVTYHMLTGRPPFPTDLPVREMLHQQIYGGPDLPGGLSDRFAAVLGQALTRDPAERTASAKDFALLLAAAAAAELGADWLTRAEPPLRVEEDVLRAMSDRAGAIRTPTAPAPRRRLRGGAGALHPDAPDARPGDRGAPSGGPPAGPAPAGRRPGDEPDRRPGDEPGRWPGDRTGRRPSDETGRRPAEPAPADRRFAEPSPGGAWPAAGPDDAWSRGAGGSWSGSAPGGSRGSADRAGDGRERAGRHAAPDAPPPFPSGPSEELTEEEVQRRIAAWERPDEGFSRRTWVILAAVIALLAAVSVGAGVVIGQLQRGG from the coding sequence GTGCTGTTCGACCGCGCCAAGATCGTCGCCGCCTTACCGTCCTACGAGGTGGGACGGGAAGTCGGCAGCGGAGGCTTCGGCACGGTGCTCGAGGGCAGGCACCGGTCGCTGGGGCGGCCGGTCGCGATCAAGGTGCTCGCGATGCCCGACGCCGGGCTGGAGCGGCGGTTCCTGTCCGAGGCGCAGGTGATGGCCGCGTTCGACCATCCGCACGTCGTCCACGTGCACGACTACGCCGACGACGCCGGGCTGTGCCTGCTGGTGATGGAGCACTGCCCGGGCGGAACGCTGACCACGCGGCTCCGCGCCGGCTTGACGCCCGAGAGCGCGTGCGCGATCGCGTTGTCGGTCGCCGACGCGCTGCACGCCGCGCACCTGCGGGGCATCGTGCACCGCGACGTGAAGCCCGACAACGTGCTGTTCGCCGCCGACGGCGCGGCCAAGGTGACGGACTTCGGGCTCGCGAAGATCTTCGAGGGCAGCGTGGTGACGAGCGGGTCGCTCGTGGGAACGCCGGGGTACGCGGCCCCCGAGCAGATCCTGGGGCAGCCGGTACGCCCGGCCACCGACGTGTACGCGCTCGGTGGGGTGACCTATCACATGCTCACCGGGCGGCCGCCGTTCCCGACCGATCTGCCGGTGCGGGAGATGCTGCACCAGCAGATCTACGGCGGTCCCGATCTGCCGGGCGGGTTGTCCGACCGGTTCGCGGCGGTGCTGGGGCAGGCCCTGACGCGTGATCCGGCCGAGCGCACCGCGTCGGCCAAGGATTTCGCGTTGTTGCTGGCGGCCGCGGCGGCGGCCGAACTCGGGGCGGACTGGTTGACCCGGGCGGAACCGCCGTTGCGGGTCGAGGAGGACGTGCTGCGCGCGATGTCCGACCGCGCCGGGGCGATCCGGACCCCGACCGCGCCGGCGCCCCGCCGCCGTCTCCGCGGCGGAGCCGGCGCCCTGCACCCGGACGCCCCCGACGCACGGCCCGGCGACCGCGGCGCGCCCTCCGGCGGGCCACCCGCCGGGCCCGCGCCGGCCGGCCGGCGCCCTGGGGACGAACCCGACCGGCGCCCCGGGGACGAACCCGGGCGGTGGCCCGGCGACCGAACCGGCCGGCGGCCGAGCGACGAAACCGGCCGGCGGCCCGCCGAGCCCGCGCCCGCCGACCGGCGATTCGCCGAGCCCTCGCCGGGCGGTGCGTGGCCCGCCGCCGGGCCGGACGACGCGTGGAGCCGGGGCGCCGGCGGCTCCTGGTCCGGCTCCGCGCCGGGCGGTTCGCGGGGTAGCGCGGACCGGGCCGGTGACGGGCGGGAACGGGCCGGGCGGCACGCGGCTCCGGACGCGCCTCCGCCGTTCCCGTCCGGGCCCTCCGAGGAGCTGACCGAGGAGGAGGTGCAGCGCCGGATCGCGGCCTGGGAACGCCCCGACGAGGGGTTCAGCCGGCGCACCTGGGTGATCCTGGCAGCCGTGATCGCGCTGCTCGCCGCGGTGAGCGTCGGAGCGGGCGTGGTCATCGGCCAGCTGCAGCGCGGTGGCTGA
- a CDS encoding GNAT family N-acetyltransferase gives MGINVQSFAVTNLRRRPVALEVAGFVVGLEPTDPSPFLNYATPWPGTRPTPGDVAALITAFTERGLRPRLEFAPDAAPDVEPALRRAGFTTEAEHQYLACTPDTLALPPGHPGETPGHHVETPRTDEEFAAIDATLSEAFGGAFASSPAGAARLRRQQERGGFVRFVRAPDGTCAGAAGCSAPAEGTAELAGVGTRPEYRGRGIAASVTAALTEAAFGAGADSVWLEYGGEGSRRVYERVGYRVAGRRLYLSLV, from the coding sequence GTGGGAATCAACGTTCAGAGTTTCGCGGTCACCAATCTCCGGCGCCGCCCGGTGGCCCTCGAGGTCGCCGGGTTCGTCGTCGGGCTGGAACCGACCGACCCCAGCCCGTTCCTCAACTACGCGACGCCCTGGCCGGGCACCCGGCCGACGCCCGGTGACGTCGCCGCGCTGATCACCGCGTTCACCGAGCGCGGGCTCCGGCCCCGGCTGGAGTTCGCCCCCGACGCCGCCCCCGACGTCGAGCCGGCGCTGCGCCGGGCGGGGTTCACGACCGAGGCCGAGCACCAGTACCTGGCGTGCACACCGGACACGCTCGCACTGCCGCCCGGCCACCCCGGCGAGACACCCGGCCACCACGTGGAGACGCCACGCACCGACGAGGAGTTCGCGGCGATCGACGCCACGCTCTCCGAGGCGTTCGGCGGCGCCTTCGCCTCCTCCCCCGCGGGGGCCGCGCGCCTGCGACGCCAGCAGGAGCGGGGCGGCTTCGTGCGGTTCGTCCGGGCACCCGACGGCACCTGCGCGGGTGCCGCCGGGTGCTCGGCCCCGGCCGAGGGCACCGCCGAACTCGCGGGCGTTGGCACCCGGCCGGAGTACCGCGGCCGCGGCATCGCGGCGTCGGTCACCGCGGCGCTGACCGAGGCCGCGTTCGGCGCCGGCGCCGATTCGGTATGGCTCGAGTACGGCGGCGAGGGCTCCCGGCGCGTCTACGAGCGCGTCGGGTACCGCGTCGCCGGCCGGCGTCTCTACCTGTCGCTCGTCTAG
- a CDS encoding isopenicillin N synthase family dioxygenase: MSAFQVPAIDISPYVHPDDHSDADRSAVARAMDEACSTVGFVQVLGHGVPSGVIEGLGSAVDSFFGLDPEAKSAYQLPPDVNRGYTPPRSESLSLSLGVESASKMNDFFEAFNVGTAASEFPGLDLPVSDYSENVWPSAEFRTRVSAYYAEAGRVAHVLTHVFADALGLPSGFFETFTDHSLDVMRLNNYALPPGTVDLDGDLTGMGEHTDYGIVTVLWADQVAGLQVLGADGAWHDVRPADGALLVNLGDLTAQWTNDRWRSTLHRVKPPIVGGTIQRRRSAAYFHDGNVDALIETIPTCVDEDHPAAYRPVTVGEHINAKLRGSRAGVLYTESDRGARRVRAASS; encoded by the coding sequence ATGAGCGCGTTCCAGGTGCCCGCCATCGACATCAGCCCGTACGTCCACCCCGACGACCATTCGGACGCCGACCGGAGCGCCGTGGCGCGCGCGATGGACGAGGCCTGCTCGACCGTCGGGTTCGTGCAGGTGCTCGGGCACGGTGTCCCGTCGGGCGTGATCGAGGGGCTGGGGTCCGCGGTGGACTCGTTCTTCGGGCTCGACCCGGAGGCCAAGAGCGCCTACCAGCTGCCGCCCGACGTGAATCGCGGCTACACGCCGCCGCGGTCGGAATCGCTGTCGCTCTCGCTCGGCGTCGAGTCGGCGTCGAAGATGAACGACTTCTTCGAGGCGTTCAACGTCGGCACCGCCGCGTCGGAGTTCCCCGGGCTGGACCTGCCGGTGTCGGACTACTCGGAGAACGTGTGGCCGTCCGCGGAGTTCCGGACGCGGGTCTCGGCGTACTACGCCGAGGCCGGCCGGGTCGCGCACGTGCTGACGCACGTCTTCGCCGACGCGCTCGGACTGCCGTCCGGCTTCTTCGAGACGTTCACCGACCACTCGCTCGACGTGATGCGCCTGAACAACTACGCGCTGCCGCCGGGCACCGTCGACCTCGACGGGGACCTCACCGGGATGGGCGAGCACACCGACTACGGCATCGTGACCGTGCTCTGGGCCGACCAGGTCGCGGGCCTGCAGGTGCTCGGCGCCGACGGGGCCTGGCACGACGTCCGGCCCGCGGACGGCGCGCTGCTGGTGAACCTCGGTGACCTGACCGCGCAGTGGACCAACGACCGGTGGCGCTCGACGCTGCACCGGGTGAAGCCCCCGATCGTCGGGGGCACGATCCAGCGCCGGCGCTCGGCCGCGTACTTCCACGACGGCAACGTCGACGCCCTGATCGAGACGATCCCGACCTGCGTCGACGAGGACCACCCGGCGGCGTACCGCCCGGTCACCGTGGGCGAGCACATCAACGCGAAGCTGCGCGGCTCACGGGCCGGGGTGCTCTACACCGAATCCGACCGCGGCGCGCGGCGGGTGCGCGCGGCGTCGTCCTGA
- a CDS encoding ester cyclase, with product MKGLIAAYHRRLWGSGDLTAIDEAFAADAVVHLTGFDGSAVQTVRDDASRYFGAFTAVSTSVSSLLADGDRVVLQWSTTGTHVGPYGKVAATGRVVTMHGIDIFRVDDRRIVELWSMWDGLDVYDQLGVLPELW from the coding sequence ATGAAGGGCCTGATCGCCGCGTACCACCGGCGGCTGTGGGGATCCGGCGACCTGACGGCGATCGACGAGGCGTTCGCGGCCGACGCCGTCGTGCACCTGACCGGGTTCGACGGGTCGGCGGTGCAGACCGTCCGGGACGACGCGAGCCGCTACTTCGGTGCGTTCACCGCCGTCTCGACGTCGGTGTCGAGCCTGCTCGCCGACGGTGACCGGGTGGTGCTGCAGTGGTCGACGACCGGCACGCACGTCGGCCCGTACGGCAAGGTCGCGGCGACCGGGCGGGTGGTCACGATGCACGGCATCGACATCTTCCGGGTGGACGACCGGCGGATCGTCGAGCTGTGGTCGATGTGGGACGGCCTCGACGTCTACGACCAGCTGGGTGTGCTGCCCGAACTGTGGTGA
- a CDS encoding helix-turn-helix domain-containing protein, whose amino-acid sequence MSVDEAAGARLGESVRRLRKERGMTLVELARAADLSHSFLSQLERGRSRPSMSSLHRIAQALGTTQPALMAAAETDEPRVGVSLVRAGGGLPLENPGGTGRTLVAGAHALYPMLFVGAPDEWGDWYTHPGEEFIHVMAGSILVELDDSVHELLPGDTLYYPGGVPHRWRGVRGYGAETARLLFVQEGRRR is encoded by the coding sequence ATGAGCGTCGACGAAGCAGCGGGCGCGCGGCTGGGTGAGTCGGTGCGCCGGCTGCGCAAGGAGCGGGGGATGACGCTCGTCGAGCTGGCCCGCGCCGCCGATCTCTCGCACTCGTTCCTGAGCCAGCTCGAGCGGGGGCGGTCGCGTCCCAGCATGTCGTCGCTGCACCGCATCGCGCAGGCGCTCGGCACCACCCAGCCGGCGCTGATGGCCGCGGCCGAGACCGACGAGCCCCGGGTGGGGGTGAGCCTGGTGCGGGCCGGGGGCGGACTGCCGCTGGAGAACCCCGGGGGCACCGGCCGGACGCTCGTCGCGGGCGCCCACGCGCTCTACCCGATGCTGTTCGTCGGGGCGCCGGACGAATGGGGCGACTGGTACACGCACCCGGGCGAGGAGTTCATCCACGTGATGGCCGGTTCGATCCTGGTCGAGCTCGACGACTCCGTGCACGAGCTCCTCCCCGGCGACACGCTCTACTACCCCGGCGGCGTGCCGCACCGGTGGCGGGGGGTACGCGGCTACGGCGCCGAGACCGCCCGCCTGCTGTTCGTCCAGGAAGGACGGCGTCGATGA
- a CDS encoding FAD-binding oxidoreductase, with protein sequence MSAAGSRAEVRAAARAAAAEIARLGAGAVETDPAALVKLSSDWSRMSPVLSEKVPPGRYVADVAVRPRTGDDVAAILAVAFAAGVPVTPRGAGTGNYGQATPFDGGILLDLRGLDTVRVNDAGTVTVGAGARLTTIDRVGRAAGRDIWLFPSTKHSTAGGFLGGGSVGTGTIEHGTTTDGFVTAATVVPMDGSGRTVPVSGAALEPYVHAYGVTGIVVEAELATDDRREWVALYAAFDSYRAVTDVHRQLLDLPVRPRLASADEPALVPTLTTPVALDPERHSLRVIAEASTVAALTALVRTGGGDVVAVLADYAETDRLSGMSYNHPVWFLQRARPRSPLFHMEIGGRPLWDDPDAVRDCYPGPVHLHLELFGHGPGAMLVAPYRSEEEVLAGIPRMEAAGLDVHSPHQWFVDRNVGLVIDTAARTDPRGLLNPGKLLPEPPSGARVNIGVR encoded by the coding sequence GTGAGCGCGGCCGGCTCGCGGGCCGAGGTCCGCGCCGCCGCCCGGGCCGCGGCCGCGGAGATCGCGCGCCTCGGCGCCGGAGCGGTGGAGACCGACCCGGCGGCGCTGGTGAAGCTGTCGTCGGACTGGTCGCGGATGTCGCCGGTGCTGAGCGAGAAGGTGCCACCGGGAAGGTACGTGGCCGACGTCGCGGTGCGGCCGCGGACCGGTGACGACGTCGCGGCGATCCTCGCGGTGGCGTTCGCGGCCGGGGTGCCGGTGACACCCCGGGGAGCCGGTACCGGCAACTACGGGCAGGCGACGCCGTTCGACGGGGGCATCCTGCTCGACCTGCGCGGCCTGGATACCGTCCGGGTGAACGACGCGGGCACGGTCACGGTCGGTGCGGGAGCCCGGCTCACGACGATCGATCGGGTCGGCCGGGCCGCCGGGCGCGACATCTGGCTGTTCCCCTCCACCAAACACTCCACGGCCGGGGGCTTCCTCGGCGGCGGGAGCGTCGGTACCGGCACGATCGAGCACGGCACGACGACCGACGGGTTCGTGACCGCGGCGACGGTCGTGCCGATGGACGGCAGCGGCCGCACCGTCCCGGTCTCGGGCGCCGCGCTCGAACCCTACGTGCACGCCTACGGCGTCACCGGGATCGTGGTGGAGGCCGAGCTGGCCACCGACGACCGCCGGGAGTGGGTGGCGCTCTACGCGGCGTTCGACTCCTACCGGGCCGTGACCGACGTCCATCGGCAACTGCTCGACCTGCCCGTGCGACCGCGCCTCGCCTCGGCCGACGAGCCCGCGCTGGTGCCCACCCTGACCACGCCGGTCGCGCTCGACCCGGAGCGTCACAGCCTGCGCGTGATCGCCGAGGCCTCGACCGTCGCCGCACTCACCGCGCTGGTGCGCACCGGCGGCGGCGACGTCGTCGCGGTGCTGGCCGACTACGCCGAGACCGACCGGCTCTCCGGGATGTCGTACAACCACCCGGTCTGGTTCCTGCAGCGGGCCCGGCCGCGGTCCCCGCTGTTCCACATGGAGATCGGCGGCCGGCCGCTCTGGGACGACCCCGACGCGGTGCGCGACTGCTACCCGGGCCCGGTGCACCTGCACCTCGAGCTGTTCGGGCACGGCCCCGGCGCGATGCTCGTCGCGCCGTACCGGTCCGAGGAGGAGGTTCTCGCCGGCATTCCCCGGATGGAAGCCGCCGGGCTCGACGTGCACTCACCGCACCAGTGGTTCGTCGACCGCAACGTCGGCCTGGTGATCGACACCGCGGCCCGCACCGACCCGAGGGGCCTGCTCAACCCGGGTAAGTTGCTCCCCGAGCCGCCGTCCGGCGCGCGGGTGAACATCGGGGTGCGATGA
- a CDS encoding ABC transporter ATP-binding protein produces MDSGPSVTIHGVRKAFGRVQALDGVDLTLTPGSLTALVGPSGCGKSTLLRMIAGLETQTGGSVLVDGEPPDVLRSRGDVAVAFQDANLLPWRTVTSNVALALKLAGRRPDPARVAELIRTVGLEGFESARPAQLSGGMRQRVAIARCLVTRPRLLLLDEPFGAVDELTRRRLNVELPPIWQQRPTTALLVTHSIPEAVLLADQIVVMSPRPGTVVARVAVPLDRPRRASQLHSDEFHALVDEVGDLLGVDRDASAVAAGRGA; encoded by the coding sequence ATGGACAGTGGTCCCTCGGTGACGATTCACGGGGTGCGCAAGGCGTTCGGGCGGGTGCAGGCGCTGGACGGCGTCGACCTGACGCTGACGCCGGGAAGCCTGACCGCCCTGGTGGGACCGTCCGGGTGCGGCAAGTCGACGCTGCTGCGGATGATCGCCGGGCTGGAGACGCAGACCGGCGGGTCGGTGCTCGTCGACGGTGAACCGCCGGACGTGCTGCGCTCGCGCGGTGACGTCGCGGTGGCGTTCCAGGACGCGAACCTGCTGCCGTGGCGCACCGTGACGTCGAACGTGGCGCTCGCGCTGAAGCTGGCCGGGCGGCGACCGGACCCCGCGCGGGTGGCCGAGCTGATCCGGACGGTCGGGCTCGAGGGGTTCGAGTCGGCGCGACCGGCCCAGCTCTCGGGCGGGATGCGTCAGCGCGTGGCGATCGCGCGGTGCCTGGTGACCCGGCCGCGCCTGCTGCTGCTCGACGAACCCTTCGGCGCGGTGGACGAGCTGACCCGGCGCCGGCTGAACGTCGAGCTGCCGCCGATCTGGCAACAGCGGCCGACGACCGCACTGCTCGTCACCCACTCGATCCCGGAAGCCGTGCTGCTCGCCGACCAGATCGTCGTGATGAGCCCACGACCGGGCACGGTGGTGGCGCGCGTCGCGGTGCCGCTGGACCGCCCGCGCCGGGCGTCGCAGCTGCACTCGGACGAGTTCCACGCGCTCGTGGACGAGGTCGGCGACCTCTTGGGCGTCGACCGTGACGCCTCCGCCGTCGCCGCGGGGCGCGGGGCGTGA